The sequence AGTCCATGCTTTAAGAAATGTGTTTTCTTTTACTTGAGGTGGAAGAGATTTTGAACGAATTAAATGTCTATTTGGCACTTGAATAGCTTCTCCATTTGCAAAGTAGCTAAGATCCTTGAATTTGACGAATAAGAAACCTATATAACTTCTAATTATAGCACAAAGCTGATATGATCTTCTGAGCGctaaaagcagaagctttaATTCTTCTTCTTTACTTCTGCTATTCCTTGCAGTGCAAAGTTTCTAAGGAGATTTGAGCCAAACAGGCCCGATTGTTATATGTCGATCTTTTAACGAAAACAAAATCAAAGTGAAAAATAAGGGTTCTGATTCACCTGGGTCAAGTTGGTGGCATGCAGACTCTATGCATGGAAAGATGCAACCCCTATCACCATGGAATGGAGAGTGAAGTACACACTCTACAAAGCAATCGAGTTTACAATTCGAGTGGCCTACATTGGCGCATGGAGTGTAGCATGCCTCATAGCAGGGGCCGTAGTTCGACGCTGAGCTTAAACCAACAAACAAGAAGATCAGCACGAGGGCTAGTGCGGTTGTGGAATCAAGAGATTTTGGCTCCATTGATCACCGTAGCTTTGCGGAAAAAGCTTAAGGATTTGATTCTATATATTTGAAGGGGTGGAATGTATGGTGAGAGGCTCTTTGTGTTGTTTTAATAGTAGTTGGGATCATCTCAAATGCGTGAGGTTGCGTACGCCGTAAGATGCTGTTGTGTGAAGGTTAGGAGCACTGGTGTGTGCATCTCATGCATGTTAGCTTAATTCATGCTTTTGGCTTTTAGATAGACCGAAAAGCAAGACATTGAAAAGTATTTTGGTGTTTTAGTTGTTGATTTTTAGACGCATGGTTCGTACAATACTTAGAAGCTGAGCAATGAAAGAGAATCAGAAGCCACTGGAGTTGCAACAACAGAGgaaaatacatatttggcaCAAATATGATAGAAACATTCATGATCTTTTTAAATACATCGCAGTTCATAGCAGGActgagaaaattttatttgatggCAGCTACTACTGCAATTATTATTACTCCGCATTCAGAGGAAATTCATGTATCCAGTCCCGAATTGTTCACGAAATCGGCATCTTGAACAGGTTGTACTCAAGGAGACTTCTTCATCTTGGCACAGCTGCTCATGAAGTTATCCATGCAACCTCTCATCTTCTCCCCTTCGACCTCTTGCATCACAGGAACCagatttaaaagaaaaggaagggaCAATAAGCTATTCATAGTACAAATTAACAGaaacttttataattaaattacataaaacttatTAGCTTAACTGCTTGTTTCGCCTGGTTTCTCAAACAGCTTATCTATTCTAAAAAGCAGCAGCCGAGCATTCCGAAAGCAGAAGATTATATGGAGCTTTTGCTTTCGTGACAGACTAAAAATGActctaatttgaagcttctgcttctattGTAGTTTAAAACGAATACAGATGTTTAATGAGAGAAAAGGTTACTAGCGATTCTTCGTAAACTCTACTGAAACAATGGTTTCGTAGAAGCTGATATCTAACCCCGGAAGGGAAATGGTATATCATCTCACCGGAATTGAGATGCCCACATGCTGATTTTGCACTCATTAAGCTGCACTCATCGCCAACTTCCTTTGGAGGGTGATCAGGGTGTGAGTAATGGTGTGAGTGCAACTTACAGTAGAAGAAGCACTGAACATGACAAATCTTGTGCCAGTGGTGGTGCCAATGGTCACAAATGTGACAGCACCAATCATAGCACTCTCCAAAGCCATGTGATGAGCATTGGTTGATGAGCAGTCCAAGCATTAGAGTCAGCACAATGCTAGCCCTCATGCGCTTTTGCTCCGTCTTAACCACTGCCATAAGGCACAGGAATGGTGGAGGAACTGCTTTTGACAACTTTTGGATTCAAAGCAGTGAAGAAGAAGCACTAATTTATACTTGGTTGGTCATAGTTGATGGATGTTTAATTAATGTAGATATTTATAACAGGTGCAGTTGCTGTAGTGTTCTTTGGGATGTAAGGAGGAATTGAGCTTTGCCCAAAGCAATTCATAGTTGTTGGCTCATTAAAACTTGCCTAGTTTTATCTCTACTTTCATGTATGCCTTAAATAAATGGCATGATTTGTTAGGTAAAAGAAGAGTTCAATTGAAGTTTTCTCTGTATGGTAGTCATAATGTTTAAACAAAACTTCAACTGGACTTTCCTGTACATGCCGTTTTGTGGAGATCATTGATTGATGCAGTAGCTACAATTGAGCACAGTGACATTTTCATTTGTATGAAGTCTAAGATGAATACATCTTTTGGGTAAGATTTCTCTGCAATTGTTTCAAGATTTCATTTGTTTTTTGTAAGTTAATATTCACCAACACTTTATATGTTAAGTAATCATAATCGAAAGATGTGATCAGCTGCAAACTATTCTCAGGATATGCTCTTTCTCACAGAAAGAAATTCTTATGTTAGGCAGTCTCCCTGTAGTCTGAAGGCAGATGTAAAATTAATACATTTCTTGTTAATGCAGGTTTGTTCTGGtaaattttttgcataaaataaTCAATTTCTTTAAGAGCTTAATCAGGGATTAGTAATTCAATTATTTGTTTAGCATGGGTTTTAGAAAAACTTCTCTATTCTGAGAAATAGTAAATACTAATTAAACTTCTCCAAAATAAGATTTCCAAAGTTTTTGCTGTGAAGGAGGAGCTAAAACAAGGTTCCAGATCTCCAAAAGAAAAAcctcttctgcttcttctgcAGCAGATAACTTAACAACAGTGCAAATAGATTGGCACCAACAATGTGCATTCATTAAATATATAGGTTCCTTCGACAGTTTCAGAGGCAGAGTTAAGCCATATTACTTAacattttgaatatattattagtagtaAAAACCACAATACATCTTTCATGGCAAGCACATTTTGCCTTTATTTACCTCCCATAATTGGGTGAAACACTCAATAGAACAAATATAGCTTAATTTGGATTTAATTATGACATCGCCACGTGCATTTGCTCGAGAGAGAACCTTGATCACTGTTTGCCACACATACTGAAGCATTTGTCCATGCACTTACCCATCGCCTTCTCATCTGCCATGCAAAACAAACACTTAATTTGGTTCAGAGACACTTTTTAAGGATTTTTTGTGGTTTTCGATTATTTATTCTAAAAGTAATCGAGGATTGTGAGTAAATGTGgtgtttgattaaaaattataagagtAACCAAAATCATAATATAGGGTAGCCGTTAAAATTTACGTAAAAATTTATACTCCCCCTTAAGTTTTCTTACAAACATGAAGTGACATTCATGACAATAATTTCCTAACCAAACACGACAAGAGTAAATTCTCAAAGCAGGTTTTTCATGAAGGTCCAACCAAATGATGCCTAGtgattagtcaaaatattatttgagtTACTCTAAATAACTCAGATTCGACCAGAATAGTTATTCTAAACTATCTATTTTGTCgctgcatatagtaaaataGAGGCTACAATATGTGTTAGTCCCCTACAAAACCGAATATCAGAGATAAGTTTATGCGGTGTCGCATTACAACACAGAGCAAAGAATCACTTCCAGAATACCTGAGTTACCAGAATGGCTGCATGAAGAGCGGAAACACGAATCGTAGCATTTGCCGGCAACACTTGAAGATGAGAGACAGGTGGTGAagcattttattttacaaatccACCTCGGTTCTCCGTTGGCCCTGCACGGGTGGTAGCAGGCCTCGTAGCACTGCTTGTACGACAATGCGGAGCTCGTTTCCGCAAGAAAGACGAGCATTAGGGCTAGGACGACGATGGCGGTGGCTCGCGCGCTCTTCAACTCCATTGATTTGTGTTGGATTAGTTCTCATTCAGAAAGAGGAGGTTGTGTGCATGTTATATAGGATGAGGATCATGAGTGTTGCATGAGGGATTTATGTGACAAGCCAAAGAAAGGTCGTTCATGTATGACTTTTTAAGCATGTGAAAATTTTTCAGTTAACAAACATGCAAATGTATCGATAGAGGAGTT comes from Ananas comosus cultivar F153 unplaced genomic scaffold, ASM154086v1, whole genome shotgun sequence and encodes:
- the LOC109704402 gene encoding uncharacterized protein LOC109704402, which produces MRASIVLTLMLGLLINQCSSHGFGECYDWCCHICDHWHHHWHKICHVQCFFYCKLHSHHYSHPDHPPKEVGDECSLMSAKSACGHLNSEVEGEKMRGCMDNFMSSCAKMKKSP
- the LOC109704405 gene encoding uncharacterized protein LOC109704405; protein product: MELKSARATAIVVLALMLVFLAETSSALSYKQCYEACYHPCRANGEPRWICKIKCFTTCLSSSSVAGKCYDSCFRSSCSHSGNSDEKAMGKCMDKCFSMCGKQ